A single region of the Garra rufa chromosome 6, GarRuf1.0, whole genome shotgun sequence genome encodes:
- the LOC141337212 gene encoding uncharacterized protein: protein MKMLPLGYWTTVFWAVFIAQGAVSGQVEKVFGRLGGTVSFGPTKLNPPVTSIIWKQKNINNIVTKAIEWDDDGIAIPNERFKGITDLNKVTGNITIRDLNFKHDGLYTIDINSKEQEQKFNLEVKAEVLKPEIKTEEIKVNPNAVYLICEYNETIIWKNSAGETLKGSPHSPKGEFIAVEKKGKPENYYTCTLENAVSRKTSDPVYERDLFKDSQPWWIIFIIVPILMVLTGPIVLYKVSDSFRERVKKHYEDEPRIVAVLDGLDCKKKENKNPEEGAASTNGTRMEEDDISEPLNAVKAGSDGGSKDDKL from the exons ATGAAAATGTTGCCGCTGGGATACTGGACGACCGTATTCTGGGCCGTGTTCATCGCCCAAGGAGCTGTTTCAG GTCAAGTTGAAAAAGTATTTGGTCGACTTGGTGGTACAGTGTCTTTTGGTCCAACCAAACTAAATCCTCCAGTCACCAGCATTATAtggaaacaaaaaaacatcaataaTATTGTTACCAAGGCAATTGAATGGGATGATGATGGTATTGCCATCCCAAATGAGAGATTTAAAGGTATCACAGATCTTAATAAGGTTACTGGAAATATCACTATACGTGATTTAAATTTCAAACATGATGGACTTTATACGATTGACATCAACAGTAAAGAGCAGGAACAAAAATTCAACTTGGAAGTTAAGG cGGAGGTTCTCAAACCTGAGATAAAAACAGAGGAGATCAAAGTTAACCCTAATGCTGTGTACTTAATATGTGAGTACAATGAAACGATCATCTGGAAGAATTCTGCTGGAGAAACACTGAAGGGTTCACCCCACAGTCCGAAAGGAGAATTTATCGCAgttgaaaaaaaaggaaaaccagAAAACTACTACACATGCACACTGGAGAATGCAGTGAGTAGGAAGACCAGTGATCCGGTCTATGAGCGAGACCTGTTTAAAG acagtcaaccttggTGGATAATTTTTATTATTGTGCCAATCCTGATGGTTTTGACTGGCCCCATTGTCTTATATAAAGTCTCTGATTCCTTTCGCG AACGTGTTAAAAAACACTACGAAGATGAACCACGTATAGTAG CGGTGTTAGATGGTCTGGATTGTAAGAAGAAag AGAATAAAAATCCAGAGGAAGGAGCAGCAAGTACCAACg GTACTCGGATGGAAGAAGACGATATTTCAG AGCCTCTAAATGCGGTGAAAGCGGGCAGTGATGGTGGCAGTAAAGACGATAAATTGTAG